One stretch of Streptomyces sp. NBC_00443 DNA includes these proteins:
- a CDS encoding acylphosphatase, whose product MSEDVRLVAWVRGSVQGVGFRWFTRAKALEIGGLSGFALNLADGRVQVVAEGPRKGCEGLLDWLRGDDTPGRVDGVTEIWDTPRGGYDGFAIR is encoded by the coding sequence ATGAGCGAGGATGTGCGGCTGGTCGCCTGGGTGCGTGGAAGCGTCCAAGGTGTGGGTTTTCGCTGGTTCACGCGGGCCAAGGCTCTCGAGATCGGCGGCCTGAGTGGTTTTGCTCTCAATTTGGCCGACGGCCGGGTCCAAGTGGTCGCGGAGGGTCCGCGAAAGGGTTGTGAAGGACTCCTCGACTGGCTCCGGGGCGACGACACGCCCGGGCGGGTGGACGGTGTCACCGAGATCTGGGACACACCTCGCGGGGGTTACGACGGCTTCGCCATCCGTTGA
- a CDS encoding CAP domain-containing protein yields the protein MGRHRRSAAGRAATGRATGVTHTDGSYTEGHDPLNSYDGARPPMGIAPYLNPEAYAEAYAKSDAYLFAEDDDYDRITNTTTFPSDAVPGADTAVFRSDGFTPSSGSRRPGSGTHRRRKKKAVAPVKTGLLGVSAAVALGTVAVATGVVPGIDNYRLGGGNGADKVQAADTPTNSPTEQGGTSGSADSHDNGSSTSRDSERPTSPAPSTSSAAPTKTPSQKPSATPSQKPKETPSRTATKTPEKEPEKKPEREQTSAPVTVSAQAAAAAEVLKLVNAERAQVGCSAVAANSSLTELAQDFSKDMAERGFFDHTDPDGASPWDRAAKAGITDLGGENIARGQSDAAAVMDAWMNSPGHKANILNCDFKTLGVGVQLGAGGPWWTQDFGY from the coding sequence ATGGGACGCCACCGACGCTCCGCCGCCGGACGCGCCGCCACGGGCCGCGCCACGGGGGTCACACATACGGACGGCTCCTACACGGAGGGCCACGACCCGCTCAACTCGTACGACGGCGCCCGGCCCCCGATGGGCATCGCGCCCTATCTGAACCCGGAGGCGTACGCCGAGGCCTACGCGAAGAGTGACGCCTACCTCTTCGCCGAGGACGACGACTACGACCGGATCACCAACACCACCACCTTCCCGAGCGATGCCGTCCCGGGCGCGGACACCGCGGTCTTCCGCAGTGACGGCTTCACGCCCAGCTCCGGCTCCCGTCGCCCCGGGAGCGGCACGCACCGCCGCCGCAAGAAGAAGGCCGTGGCGCCGGTGAAGACCGGTCTGCTCGGCGTCTCCGCGGCGGTCGCCCTGGGCACGGTCGCGGTCGCCACCGGTGTGGTGCCCGGTATCGACAACTACAGGCTCGGCGGCGGCAACGGCGCGGACAAGGTGCAGGCCGCCGACACCCCGACCAACTCCCCCACCGAGCAGGGCGGCACGTCCGGCAGCGCCGACAGCCACGACAACGGCTCCTCGACGAGCCGCGACAGCGAACGCCCCACCTCGCCGGCCCCGTCGACCTCGTCGGCCGCACCGACGAAGACCCCGTCGCAGAAGCCCTCGGCCACGCCCAGCCAGAAGCCGAAGGAGACTCCTTCCCGTACGGCCACGAAGACGCCGGAGAAGGAGCCTGAGAAGAAGCCCGAGAGGGAGCAGACCAGCGCTCCCGTGACGGTGTCCGCGCAGGCCGCCGCCGCGGCCGAGGTACTGAAGCTCGTCAACGCGGAGCGCGCTCAGGTCGGCTGCAGCGCGGTCGCCGCCAACAGCTCGCTCACCGAGCTGGCCCAGGACTTCAGCAAGGACATGGCCGAGCGCGGCTTCTTCGACCACACCGACCCCGACGGCGCGTCCCCCTGGGACCGGGCCGCAAAGGCCGGGATCACCGACCTCGGCGGCGAGAACATAGCCCGCGGCCAGTCCGACGCGGCCGCCGTGATGGACGCCTGGATGAACAGCCCCGGCCACAAGGCCAACATCCTGAACTGCGACTTCAAGACCCTCGGCGTCGGCGTGCAGCTCGGCGCCGGCGGTCCTTGGTGGACGCAGGACTTCGGGTACTGA
- a CDS encoding DUF7144 family membrane protein, whose amino-acid sequence MARDVPQPGWATVDPRPWHGPTSGTTVLAAALMIFGGAMAIFEGIAAIAEDDLFLATRHYVFEFSLTGWGWVHLILGIVLVIAGCAVLSGALWARFFGVFVAGLGALANFLWVPYYPLWALALVAINIFIVWALCAGMHREANDGRTA is encoded by the coding sequence ATGGCCCGTGACGTTCCCCAACCCGGATGGGCCACCGTCGACCCGCGCCCTTGGCATGGGCCCACGTCCGGTACGACCGTCCTCGCGGCAGCGCTGATGATCTTCGGCGGAGCAATGGCGATCTTCGAGGGAATCGCGGCCATCGCTGAGGACGACCTGTTCCTCGCGACACGTCACTACGTGTTCGAGTTCAGCCTGACGGGCTGGGGCTGGGTCCATCTCATTCTTGGCATCGTCCTCGTCATTGCCGGCTGCGCCGTACTCAGTGGAGCACTGTGGGCACGCTTCTTCGGCGTTTTCGTGGCCGGGCTGGGCGCGCTCGCCAACTTCCTGTGGGTGCCGTACTACCCGCTCTGGGCCCTGGCGCTGGTCGCCATCAACATCTTCATCGTCTGGGCCCTGTGCGCGGGTATGCACAGGGAGGCCAACGACGGCCGGACGGCTTGA
- a CDS encoding flavodoxin family protein produces MTTPVVSIAYHSGYGHTAVIAEAVRSGAVEAGAEVHLIKVDEITEEQWATLDASDAIVFGSPTYMGTASGAFHVFAEATSKRWADQAWTDKLAAGFTNSASKSGDKLHTLQFFQILAAQLGMHWINLGLLPGWNSSTASENDLNRLGVFAGAAAQTNADQGPEAVHKADVATAEHLGRRVTETAKTFARGRVAA; encoded by the coding sequence GTGACCACCCCCGTCGTCTCCATCGCCTACCACTCCGGCTACGGCCACACCGCCGTCATCGCCGAGGCCGTCCGCTCCGGTGCCGTCGAGGCCGGTGCCGAGGTGCACCTGATCAAGGTGGACGAGATCACCGAGGAGCAGTGGGCGACCCTCGACGCCTCGGACGCGATCGTGTTCGGTTCGCCCACCTACATGGGCACCGCCTCCGGTGCCTTCCACGTCTTCGCCGAGGCCACCTCGAAGCGCTGGGCCGACCAGGCCTGGACGGACAAGCTGGCCGCCGGCTTCACCAACTCCGCCTCCAAGAGCGGCGACAAGCTGCACACCCTGCAGTTCTTCCAGATCCTCGCCGCCCAGCTCGGCATGCACTGGATCAACCTCGGCCTGCTCCCCGGCTGGAACAGCAGCACCGCCTCCGAGAACGACCTCAACCGCCTCGGCGTCTTCGCGGGCGCCGCCGCCCAGACCAACGCCGACCAGGGGCCGGAGGCCGTCCACAAGGCCGACGTGGCAACTGCCGAGCACCTGGGGCGCCGCGTGACGGAGACGGCGAAGACGTTCGCGCGGGGCCGCGTGGCCGCCTGA
- a CDS encoding winged helix-turn-helix transcriptional regulator: MDTTQERTEAQDLPYDVFAKACPSRGTLEHVTGRWGGLTLGALYEGSLRFNELRRRVDGVSEKMLSQTLHALERDGLVHRDAQPTNPPRVDYELTPLGRGVAERLLNLIHFVEGQMDDVLEARVRYDETRGAL; encoded by the coding sequence ATGGACACCACGCAGGAGCGCACGGAGGCGCAGGACCTCCCGTACGACGTGTTCGCCAAGGCCTGCCCCTCGCGCGGCACGCTGGAGCACGTCACGGGCCGCTGGGGCGGACTCACGCTCGGCGCTCTGTACGAAGGCTCGCTGCGCTTCAACGAACTGCGCCGCCGCGTCGACGGCGTCAGCGAGAAGATGCTGTCCCAGACGCTGCACGCCCTGGAGCGGGACGGCCTGGTGCACCGCGACGCCCAGCCGACCAACCCGCCGCGCGTCGACTACGAACTGACGCCCCTGGGTCGCGGCGTGGCGGAGCGGCTGCTGAACCTCATCCACTTCGTGGAGGGGCAGATGGACGACGTCCTCGAAGCACGTGTGCGCTACGACGAGACGCGCGGCGCCCTCTGA